A DNA window from Aureibaculum sp. 2308TA14-22 contains the following coding sequences:
- a CDS encoding endonuclease, whose product MRKSFYLILFILLFSNCGSDSGGTVKPPEPEIKKPVAINDAFNAVEDEALIISTLLSNDKDLGNARITTFDATSTNGGTIEDNRNGNYTYVPAKSYVGTDTFKYTICDSRTPKNCSTATVTITISDEGTPIAVDDNYNSTKNTSRTFADILDNDDLADDATINSVDNSNSTGTVTLNDDGSITYVPQTDFTGEDTFTYSICDDDTPTAACATATVKVTILESIAFNIPTDLVAYYENLGLTSDAELNKTLLSDFTTTQHTTILSYGQRHNFLYNADEDDANKDNVILMYSGESRYWEEYTSGTNSYSPQTFNTEHVYPQSLLDANDAVTDLHHLRSCDASVNSDRSNHPFMDGSGSYKSENNKWFPGDDWRGDVARMIMYLNIRYGETFEKVGTLELFLEWNIADPVSDFEIQRNNIIESAQGNRNPFIDNPYIATLIWGGNAAENKWQ is encoded by the coding sequence ATGAGAAAGTCCTTTTATTTAATACTATTTATTCTACTTTTTTCAAACTGTGGAAGCGATAGTGGTGGTACTGTTAAACCGCCTGAACCAGAAATAAAAAAACCCGTTGCAATAAATGATGCTTTTAATGCTGTTGAAGATGAAGCTTTAATTATTTCAACTTTATTATCAAACGATAAAGATTTGGGTAATGCAAGGATAACTACTTTTGATGCTACAAGCACTAACGGTGGTACTATTGAAGATAACAGAAATGGGAATTATACATATGTTCCAGCTAAAAGTTATGTGGGCACTGATACTTTTAAATATACTATTTGTGATTCTAGAACTCCAAAAAATTGTTCCACGGCAACGGTGACAATAACTATTTCTGACGAAGGAACTCCCATTGCTGTTGATGATAATTACAACAGCACAAAGAACACCTCAAGAACATTTGCAGATATTTTAGATAATGATGATTTGGCAGATGATGCCACTATAAATTCGGTTGATAATTCAAATTCAACTGGGACGGTTACATTAAATGACGATGGAAGTATAACTTATGTGCCTCAAACTGATTTTACCGGTGAAGACACTTTTACCTATTCTATTTGTGATGATGATACACCAACGGCTGCATGTGCAACAGCTACAGTTAAAGTTACCATACTAGAGTCAATAGCATTTAATATTCCAACAGATTTAGTTGCTTATTATGAAAACCTAGGCTTAACATCTGATGCTGAATTGAACAAGACTTTGCTAAGTGATTTTACAACAACCCAACATACTACAATTCTATCGTATGGGCAGCGACATAATTTTCTATACAATGCTGATGAAGATGATGCTAATAAAGATAACGTAATTTTGATGTATTCTGGAGAAAGTCGTTATTGGGAAGAATATACCTCTGGCACAAATTCTTATAGTCCACAAACATTTAATACGGAGCATGTCTATCCACAATCTTTATTAGATGCTAACGATGCAGTAACCGATTTACATCATTTAAGATCATGTGATGCATCTGTTAACTCCGATAGAAGCAATCATCCTTTTATGGATGGCAGCGGAAGTTATAAGTCTGAAAACAACAAATGGTTTCCTGGTGATGATTGGCGAGGTGATGTAGCTAGAATGATAATGTATTTGAATATCCGCTATGGTGAAACTTTTGAAAAAGTGGGTACATTGGAGCTGTTTTTAGAATGGAACATTGCCGATCCTGTTTCAGATTTTGAAATTCAGAGAAACAATATTATTGAAAGTGCACAAGGAAATAGAAACCCCTTTATTGACAATCCTTATATAGCTACGCTTATTTGGGGAGGCAATGCTGCTGAAAACAAATGGCAATAA
- a CDS encoding amidohydrolase, giving the protein MQNKLKIAIIQTDLVWENPEENRRNFSKKIENISADVDLIILPEMFTTGFTMQPKNVAEKMDGTSIYWLKELAAKKKTAIAGSLVIEENDNYYNRFVFIFPNGKIENYDKRHTFTLAGENKLYTSGTKKVIVNFKGWKICPMVCYDLRFPVWSRNTEDYDFLIYVANWPKLRIEAWHTLLKARAIENMSYCVGVNRIGSDKNGYEFTGNSIAFDGLGRQISDIQPYQDATEIITLSKENLKKIREKFKFLEDRDNFTLNL; this is encoded by the coding sequence ATGCAAAACAAGCTGAAAATAGCTATTATCCAAACTGACTTGGTTTGGGAAAATCCTGAAGAAAATCGGAGAAATTTTTCGAAAAAAATTGAAAACATTTCAGCTGATGTTGATTTAATCATTTTGCCTGAAATGTTTACTACAGGTTTTACTATGCAACCTAAAAATGTTGCCGAAAAAATGGATGGAACATCTATCTATTGGCTTAAAGAATTGGCTGCTAAAAAAAAGACAGCTATTGCAGGGAGTTTAGTTATTGAAGAAAATGATAATTATTACAATCGTTTTGTGTTTATTTTTCCTAATGGTAAAATAGAAAACTACGATAAGCGACACACCTTCACCTTAGCTGGCGAGAACAAACTATACACATCTGGTACTAAAAAAGTAATAGTAAATTTTAAGGGTTGGAAAATTTGTCCAATGGTGTGTTACGATCTTCGGTTTCCTGTTTGGTCAAGGAATACTGAAGATTATGATTTTTTGATTTACGTAGCTAACTGGCCTAAGCTTAGAATTGAGGCTTGGCATACATTACTAAAAGCTAGGGCAATAGAAAACATGTCATATTGTGTTGGTGTAAACCGAATAGGTTCAGACAAAAATGGCTATGAATTTACCGGTAATTCCATTGCGTTTGATGGGTTAGGGAGACAGATTTCCGACATACAACCCTATCAAGATGCTACTGAAATAATAACCCTTTCAAAAGAAAACCTAAAAAAAATCCGAGAAAAATTCAAGTTTTTAGAAGATAGAGATAACTTTACTCTTAACCTTTAA
- a CDS encoding methionine aminotransferase, producing MQIHSKLPTIKTTIFTIMNRLAKENNAINLSQGFPDFDSDSKLIELVTKAMHNGYNQYAPMPGVLALREQIANKFNNLYDVDYHPESEITITSGATQAIFTIISTFIKKNDEVIIFKPAYDCYEPAIQLNKGKPVFIQLEAPKYKVNWQEVKEKITTETKMIIINTPHNPCGTIWSKEDMLALEGLVKDTNIMVLSDEVYEHIVFDGLQHQSVCLFPHLKERSFVVASFGKTFHNTGWKMGYCAAPAELMHEFRKVHQFNVFCVNHPMQIAFAKYLKEENSYLKLNLFYQKKRDLFLDAVKGSRFKFIPSNGTYFQLLDYSNISDENDIDFAKRLVEEYKIAAIPVSVFNTNNLDQKIVRFCFAKKDETLIEAANILNKI from the coding sequence ATGCAGATTCATTCTAAGTTGCCGACTATTAAAACCACTATTTTTACGATAATGAACAGGTTGGCAAAAGAAAACAATGCTATTAATCTTTCACAAGGTTTTCCTGATTTTGATTCTGATTCAAAACTAATTGAATTGGTTACCAAAGCCATGCATAATGGCTATAATCAATATGCTCCCATGCCTGGAGTTTTAGCATTAAGAGAACAAATTGCCAATAAATTTAATAATTTATATGATGTTGATTATCATCCTGAATCTGAAATAACAATTACTTCAGGTGCAACTCAAGCTATTTTTACCATTATAAGTACGTTTATAAAAAAGAACGATGAAGTAATTATCTTCAAACCTGCATACGATTGTTATGAACCCGCAATACAATTAAATAAAGGGAAACCTGTTTTTATCCAATTAGAAGCTCCAAAATATAAAGTAAATTGGCAAGAGGTAAAAGAAAAAATTACCACTGAAACCAAGATGATTATCATTAATACACCACATAATCCATGTGGAACGATTTGGAGTAAAGAAGATATGTTAGCACTTGAAGGTTTGGTAAAAGACACCAATATTATGGTGCTGAGCGATGAGGTTTACGAACATATTGTTTTTGATGGTTTGCAGCACCAAAGTGTATGTTTGTTTCCACATTTAAAAGAACGAAGTTTTGTTGTAGCATCATTTGGTAAAACATTTCACAATACAGGTTGGAAAATGGGATATTGTGCAGCACCTGCAGAATTGATGCATGAATTTAGAAAAGTACACCAGTTTAATGTGTTTTGTGTTAACCATCCCATGCAAATAGCTTTTGCTAAATATTTAAAGGAAGAAAATAGTTATTTGAAATTGAATTTGTTTTATCAGAAAAAGCGTGATCTTTTTTTGGATGCTGTTAAAGGTTCTAGATTTAAATTTATACCTTCAAATGGTACTTATTTCCAATTGCTAGATTACAGCAATATAAGCGATGAAAACGATATTGATTTTGCTAAAAGATTAGTTGAAGAATATAAAATAGCTGCAATACCAGTTTCTGTTTTTAACACCAATAATCTTGACCAAAAGATAGTTCGGTTTTGTTTTGCTAAAAAAGATGAAACATTAATAGAAGCCGCTAACATCTTAAATAAAATTTAA
- a CDS encoding leucine-rich repeat domain-containing protein, with amino-acid sequence MTLTKVTKLSTIVFLLVAFHSFAQTTNIPDSNFEQALIDLNYDTGIVDGTVPTINIANVTTLNIANKEILDLTGIEDFAALETLICHSNKLTNLDLSQNINLISLFCHQNRLVNLNVSQNVLLTTLQCYRNQLTSLDVSQNTALVILFCANNKLANLDVSNNIALRNLYCYYNQLTTLDVSQNTALIRLDCFRNELTELDVSQNLNLEHLYCYNNQLTGLDLTENTALRMFNCSNNELTILNLNNGNNGNIDRFFARNNADLTCITVDDPSYSISNWTNVDAHATFSLDCNPLSTDEFEVNGLSIYPNPFQNELNITILDDAYYRLFNAKGQIVSSGTLEIGDTKVNLSRLTGGLYYLIIKTETGEVSKKVIKY; translated from the coding sequence ATGACGCTTACCAAAGTAACAAAACTATCTACAATTGTATTTCTTTTGGTTGCGTTTCATTCTTTTGCTCAAACAACAAATATACCTGATAGTAATTTTGAACAAGCCTTAATAGATTTAAACTATGATACGGGCATTGTAGATGGTACTGTACCAACGATAAATATTGCTAATGTTACTACTTTGAACATTGCTAACAAGGAGATTTTAGACTTAACAGGTATTGAAGATTTTGCAGCCCTTGAAACTCTTATATGTCACTCTAACAAATTGACCAATTTAGATTTAAGTCAAAACATTAATTTAATAAGCCTGTTCTGTCACCAGAATAGACTTGTGAATTTAAATGTAAGTCAGAATGTTCTTTTGACAACATTACAATGTTACAGGAATCAATTGACAAGTCTTGATGTAAGCCAAAATACTGCATTGGTAATTTTATTTTGTGCCAACAATAAACTTGCAAATTTAGATGTGAGCAACAATATTGCTCTGAGAAATTTATATTGCTATTACAATCAATTAACCACCTTAGATGTAAGTCAGAATACTGCACTTATACGATTAGATTGTTTTAGAAATGAACTCACTGAGTTAGATGTAAGTCAAAACTTAAATTTAGAGCATTTATATTGTTATAACAATCAACTTACAGGTTTAGATTTAACTGAAAATACAGCCTTAAGAATGTTTAATTGTTCGAATAATGAACTAACAATTTTAAATCTCAATAATGGAAATAATGGAAATATTGATCGTTTCTTTGCCAGAAACAATGCTGATTTAACTTGTATTACCGTTGACGACCCTAGTTATTCCATTTCTAATTGGACCAATGTTGACGCTCATGCAACTTTTAGTTTAGATTGCAACCCGTTAAGTACCGATGAATTTGAAGTGAACGGATTGTCCATATACCCTAATCCGTTTCAAAATGAGTTAAATATTACAATATTAGATGATGCATATTATAGATTGTTTAACGCAAAGGGGCAAATTGTTTCTAGTGGAACTTTAGAGATCGGTGACACCAAAGTAAATCTTTCTAGATTAACAGGTGGGCTCTACTATCTTATTATAAAAACAGAAACAGGAGAAGTTTCAAAAAAAGTAATAAAGTACTAA
- a CDS encoding M28 family peptidase has product MKGGNFIYVVIFLLILSGCKTQSTTSDNSENSYVSSIGFSKDSLLHHIKVLSSDAFEGRRTGTEGSLKARNYITSKFKQFGVLPLSKTYHQPFSFTGRRDKKNYNGINVLGVIKGTQNPDKYIVISAHYDHLGVKDGAIYNGADDDASGTSALFSFAEYFKKNPPKHSVVLAAFDAEEMGLQGSKYYVDNPIIGKENILVNLNMDMISRSDKNELYVVGTRFYEHLKPVITAVKLPENFGLLIGHDGSDDKQNWTNSSDHGSFHKKQIPFLYFGVEDHKDYHKETDEFENIHPEFYAKAVSVIISVFEGLDGSLK; this is encoded by the coding sequence ATGAAGGGAGGCAATTTTATTTATGTAGTAATATTTCTACTTATTTTATCCGGATGCAAAACGCAATCAACAACCTCTGATAATTCAGAGAATAGTTATGTATCATCAATTGGGTTTTCTAAAGATTCATTATTACATCATATAAAAGTTTTATCTTCTGATGCATTTGAAGGACGTAGAACAGGAACCGAAGGCTCTCTGAAAGCAAGAAATTATATTACCTCAAAGTTTAAACAATTTGGCGTTTTACCTTTGTCAAAAACATATCATCAACCTTTTTCTTTTACAGGCAGAAGGGATAAGAAAAACTATAACGGAATAAACGTTTTAGGCGTTATTAAGGGAACACAAAATCCAGATAAGTACATTGTTATTTCTGCACATTATGATCATTTAGGGGTTAAAGATGGTGCTATTTATAATGGTGCTGATGATGATGCCTCAGGAACTAGTGCATTATTTAGTTTTGCTGAATATTTCAAGAAAAACCCACCTAAGCATTCGGTTGTTTTAGCTGCTTTTGATGCTGAAGAAATGGGGTTGCAAGGGTCAAAATATTATGTAGATAATCCGATAATAGGAAAGGAGAACATTTTAGTAAACCTTAATATGGATATGATTAGTAGAAGCGATAAAAATGAACTTTATGTTGTTGGAACTCGGTTTTATGAACATTTAAAACCAGTAATTACTGCTGTTAAACTTCCAGAAAACTTTGGATTATTAATTGGCCACGATGGTTCTGATGACAAGCAGAATTGGACAAACTCATCTGACCATGGGTCGTTTCATAAAAAACAGATTCCTTTTTTATATTTTGGTGTAGAAGACCATAAAGATTATCACAAAGAAACAGATGAATTTGAAAATATTCATCCTGAATTTTATGCTAAAGCGGTTAGTGTTATTATTTCTGTTTTTGAAGGCTTGGATGGAAGTTTAAAGTAA
- a CDS encoding succinate dehydrogenase/fumarate reductase iron-sulfur subunit, translated as MNLTLKIWRQKDSKTKGQMVEYKVTDISEHMSFLEMMDVLNEQLVNKNEEPIAFDHDCREGICGMCSLHINGEAHGPDRGITTCQLHMRMFKDGETITIEPWRAKAFPVIKDLVVDRTAFERIQQAGGYISVNTSGNTQDANSIPIPKHDADLSMDAAACIGCGACVASCKNSSAMLFVGAKVSQFALLPQGRVEATERVLNMVKQMDEEGFGNCTNTGACEVECPKGISLENIARMNREYLAASLKG; from the coding sequence ATGAATTTAACGTTAAAAATCTGGAGACAAAAAGACTCAAAAACTAAGGGTCAAATGGTCGAATACAAAGTTACCGATATTTCAGAACATATGTCGTTTTTAGAAATGATGGATGTATTGAACGAGCAACTTGTAAATAAAAACGAAGAACCTATAGCTTTTGATCACGATTGTCGTGAAGGTATCTGTGGTATGTGTTCTTTACATATTAACGGAGAAGCTCACGGACCAGATAGAGGTATTACCACGTGCCAGTTGCATATGCGTATGTTCAAGGATGGAGAAACCATTACCATTGAACCTTGGAGAGCAAAAGCTTTTCCAGTAATTAAAGATTTGGTAGTTGATAGAACCGCTTTTGAGCGTATTCAGCAAGCGGGAGGATATATTTCCGTAAATACATCGGGTAATACGCAAGATGCCAATAGCATTCCTATTCCTAAACATGATGCTGATTTATCTATGGATGCTGCAGCTTGTATTGGTTGCGGTGCATGTGTAGCTAGTTGTAAAAATTCTAGTGCTATGTTGTTTGTTGGAGCAAAGGTATCTCAATTTGCTTTGTTACCACAGGGGAGAGTAGAAGCAACTGAACGCGTTTTAAATATGGTTAAACAAATGGACGAAGAAGGTTTTGGTAATTGTACAAATACTGGAGCTTGTGAAGTGGAATGCCCTAAGGGAATTTCGTTGGAAAATATTGCTAGAATGAATAGAGAGTATTTAGCTGCTAGTTTAAAAGGATAA
- a CDS encoding fumarate reductase/succinate dehydrogenase flavoprotein subunit produces MTTLNSKVPKGPIKDKWTNYKDNIDLVNPANKRNIDVIVVGTGLAGGSAAATLAELGYNVKAFCYQDSPRRAHSIAAQGGINAAKNYQGDGDSNYRLFYDTVKGGDYRSREANVYRLAEVSGNIIDQCVAQGVPFAREYGGLLDNRSFGGVLVSRTFYAKGQTGQQLLLGAYSAMNRQIARGKIEMYNRHEMLDVVKVDGKARGIITRNLVNGEIERHSAHAVVIASGGYGNVYFLSTNAMGSNATAAWKIHKKGAYFANPCFTQIHPTCIPRSGDYQSKLTLMSESLRNDGRIWVPKNIEDAKAIQEGKLKPTQIAEENRDYFLERRYPAFGNLVPRDVASRAAKERCDAGFGVNATGEAVYLDFAAAIERYGSEQAKIHGVHNPSKERIIELGEGIIEAKYGNLFQMYEKIIDENPYKTPMMIYPATHYTMGGVWVDYNLMTTVPGLYCIGEANFSDHGANRLGASALMQGLADGYFVLPYTIGDYLADDIRTGEIPTDTPEFDAAEKEVKDKIDFFINNEGTHSVDYYHKKLGLVMWNKVGMARNEKGLKEAIKEIQEIREDFWKNVKVPGKNEEFNQELEKAGRVADFLELGELFAKDALERNESCGGHFREEYVTEDGEALRDDKNFAYVSTWEYTGKPSEAILHKEELEFKDIELKTRSYK; encoded by the coding sequence ATGACGACTTTAAATTCAAAAGTGCCCAAAGGTCCAATAAAAGATAAATGGACGAATTATAAAGATAATATTGATCTGGTAAACCCGGCCAATAAACGAAATATAGACGTTATTGTTGTAGGAACCGGACTTGCTGGTGGTTCTGCTGCAGCTACTTTGGCCGAGCTTGGCTATAACGTAAAAGCGTTTTGTTACCAAGATTCACCGCGTAGGGCACATTCCATTGCCGCTCAGGGCGGGATAAATGCCGCTAAAAATTATCAAGGCGATGGTGATTCCAATTACCGCTTGTTCTATGATACCGTTAAGGGTGGAGATTACCGTTCGCGTGAAGCAAACGTATATCGTCTGGCAGAAGTTTCAGGAAATATCATTGACCAATGTGTGGCCCAAGGGGTACCTTTTGCCCGTGAATATGGCGGGTTATTGGACAACCGTTCTTTTGGGGGCGTTTTGGTTTCTAGAACTTTTTATGCCAAAGGACAAACAGGGCAACAATTATTATTGGGTGCTTATTCGGCAATGAACCGTCAAATTGCTCGTGGTAAAATTGAAATGTACAACCGTCATGAAATGTTGGATGTTGTAAAAGTTGACGGAAAAGCAAGAGGCATTATTACACGTAACCTTGTTAATGGTGAGATAGAACGCCATTCAGCACATGCAGTAGTTATAGCTTCTGGCGGTTATGGAAATGTTTATTTTTTATCGACGAATGCCATGGGTTCCAATGCAACTGCAGCTTGGAAAATCCATAAAAAAGGAGCTTATTTTGCAAATCCTTGCTTTACACAAATTCATCCAACTTGTATTCCACGTTCGGGCGATTACCAATCAAAATTGACCTTGATGTCGGAATCGTTGCGTAACGATGGTAGAATTTGGGTGCCAAAAAACATTGAAGATGCCAAAGCTATACAAGAAGGCAAACTAAAACCAACGCAGATTGCCGAAGAAAACAGGGATTACTTTTTAGAAAGACGTTACCCTGCATTTGGTAACTTGGTACCACGTGATGTAGCGTCAAGAGCAGCCAAAGAAAGATGTGATGCTGGTTTTGGCGTAAACGCTACCGGAGAAGCCGTATATCTGGATTTTGCAGCTGCCATTGAGCGTTATGGTTCAGAACAAGCTAAAATTCATGGTGTTCATAATCCATCAAAAGAAAGAATTATTGAATTAGGTGAGGGTATAATAGAAGCGAAATACGGAAACCTTTTTCAAATGTATGAGAAAATAATAGATGAAAACCCGTATAAAACACCAATGATGATCTATCCTGCAACCCACTACACCATGGGCGGTGTTTGGGTGGATTACAACTTGATGACTACCGTTCCGGGATTGTACTGTATCGGAGAAGCCAATTTTTCCGACCACGGGGCTAACCGTCTAGGAGCTTCTGCTTTAATGCAAGGTTTAGCAGATGGTTATTTTGTATTACCATATACTATTGGTGATTATTTAGCTGATGACATCCGTACAGGAGAAATTCCAACGGACACACCAGAATTTGATGCTGCAGAAAAAGAAGTAAAAGATAAAATAGATTTCTTTATCAATAATGAGGGAACACATTCTGTTGACTATTATCATAAAAAATTAGGATTGGTAATGTGGAACAAAGTAGGTATGGCACGTAATGAAAAAGGTCTAAAAGAAGCCATTAAGGAAATTCAAGAAATTAGAGAGGATTTTTGGAAAAATGTAAAAGTACCAGGCAAAAACGAAGAATTTAATCAAGAATTAGAAAAGGCAGGAAGAGTTGCGGACTTTTTGGAATTAGGAGAATTATTTGCTAAAGATGCCTTGGAAAGAAACGAATCATGTGGAGGACATTTCCGTGAAGAATATGTAACCGAAGATGGTGAGGCCTTACGTGATGACAAGAATTTTGCCTATGTATCCACTTGGGAGTATACTGGGAAGCCAAGTGAGGCAATTTTGCATAAAGAAGAATTAGAATTTAAGGATATTGAATTGAAGACGAGGTCATACAAATAA
- a CDS encoding succinate dehydrogenase cytochrome b subunit codes for MSGFLSSSIARKFAMALSALFLIFFLIIHLAVNITSVFSENLFNELSHFMGTNPLVQFALQPVLIFGVVFHFVMGFVLELKNKSARNVKYYNFKGSANSTWMSRNMIYSGLVVLAFFVLHFIDFWIPEINTKYIKGDMSGLLADGEGYRYFEELQHKFVSPLRVGAYVVSFVLLALHLLHGFQSAFQSIGFNNKYNSFVKAAGKWYSILIPAGFIFIALFHHFNH; via the coding sequence ATGAGCGGATTTTTATCTTCATCAATTGCTCGAAAGTTTGCCATGGCACTGTCCGCACTCTTTCTTATTTTTTTCCTGATTATTCATTTGGCCGTTAATATTACCTCGGTATTCAGTGAGAATTTATTTAACGAACTGTCCCATTTTATGGGTACAAACCCATTGGTTCAATTTGCTTTACAACCCGTGTTGATTTTTGGTGTTGTATTTCATTTTGTAATGGGTTTTGTCTTGGAATTAAAGAATAAAAGTGCTAGAAATGTTAAGTATTATAATTTTAAAGGATCTGCCAACTCTACATGGATGAGTAGAAACATGATCTATAGCGGGCTTGTAGTGCTGGCATTTTTTGTATTGCATTTTATTGATTTTTGGATTCCGGAAATAAATACCAAATATATTAAAGGGGATATGTCCGGTTTGCTGGCTGATGGCGAAGGATACCGTTACTTTGAAGAATTGCAGCATAAGTTTGTGAGTCCGTTGCGAGTTGGTGCATATGTTGTTTCATTTGTTTTGTTAGCGTTACATTTATTGCACGGTTTTCAATCGGCTTTTCAATCTATCGGCTTTAACAATAAATACAACAGTTTTGTGAAAGCTGCCGGGAAATGGTATTCCATTCTGATTCCGGCCGGATTTATTTTCATTGCTCTGTTCCATCATTTTAACCATTAA
- a CDS encoding bifunctional alpha/beta hydrolase/OsmC family protein encodes MYSKNVQFKNKQGIILDGNIDFPIDKKPLSYALFAHFFTGSKNFTAVRNISKALTHNRIAVMRFDFTGLGNSEGKFEDSNFSTNIDDLISAATYLKENYKSPKIIIGHSLGGAAGVFAANEIDSIQAIVTIGAPSNPSHVEHLFEDHIEDINLEGEATFEISGRSFTIKKHFLEDLSSKNMTKLLQKSRKPILVLHSPQDKIVEIANAKEIYNAAHHPKSFVSLDGANHLLTNKADSFYVGEVLASWAKRYVLFNEEPELNTDKQTVVRIGKTKYSTEIVARNHSILADEPKKFGGKDSGLTPYELLLASLGSCTAITLRMYADRKKWDLDEVLVHLEHFKQHAEDCNSCEDPSSKIDKFIRTVELVGDLTFDQRKRLLQIANRCPVHKTLENKIEIETVLR; translated from the coding sequence ATGTACTCCAAAAATGTCCAATTTAAAAACAAACAAGGTATAATACTTGATGGCAATATTGATTTCCCAATTGATAAAAAACCTTTGAGCTATGCTTTATTTGCTCACTTTTTTACGGGTTCTAAAAATTTTACCGCTGTCAGAAACATTTCAAAAGCCTTAACGCATAACAGAATAGCCGTAATGCGTTTTGACTTTACTGGGCTAGGTAATAGTGAAGGTAAATTCGAAGATTCCAATTTTTCTACCAATATTGACGACCTAATTTCGGCAGCAACATATTTAAAAGAGAATTATAAATCTCCTAAAATAATTATAGGTCATTCTTTAGGTGGTGCAGCTGGGGTTTTTGCCGCCAATGAAATCGATTCCATCCAAGCCATAGTTACCATTGGGGCACCTTCTAACCCATCACACGTTGAGCATTTATTTGAAGATCATATAGAAGATATTAATCTAGAAGGCGAAGCTACTTTTGAGATTTCAGGGCGTTCGTTTACCATAAAAAAACATTTTTTAGAAGATTTAAGTTCTAAAAACATGACTAAATTATTACAAAAATCCAGAAAGCCTATTTTAGTACTACATTCACCACAAGATAAAATTGTCGAAATTGCTAATGCCAAAGAGATTTATAATGCCGCTCATCATCCTAAAAGTTTCGTCTCGCTTGATGGTGCCAATCATTTATTGACCAACAAGGCAGATTCTTTCTATGTGGGCGAGGTATTAGCTAGTTGGGCAAAACGTTATGTTTTATTTAATGAAGAACCTGAACTGAATACCGATAAACAAACAGTAGTTAGAATTGGTAAAACAAAGTACAGTACAGAAATTGTAGCAAGAAACCATTCCATATTAGCAGATGAGCCAAAGAAATTCGGCGGTAAAGATTCTGGGCTAACACCTTATGAACTTTTGCTGGCAAGTTTGGGCTCTTGTACCGCCATTACCTTGCGAATGTACGCAGACAGAAAAAAATGGGATTTAGATGAGGTTTTGGTTCACTTAGAACATTTTAAACAACATGCTGAAGACTGTAATTCTTGTGAAGATCCTTCGTCCAAAATTGACAAATTTATACGAACTGTTGAGTTAGTGGGCGACCTTACTTTTGATCAACGAAAAAGATTGTTGCAGATTGCCAACAGATGCCCTGTCCATAAAACATTAGAAAATAAAATAGAAATAGAAACCGTTTTACGCTAA